CGGAACCTTTGGCCATCTGTCAAGAAAGGCAAAAATTAAGGCTAACCTCTGGACGAATATCCAACTTATTCTTCATTCAATGTCATATTGTTAACGCAGTAGCCGAGTTATGCCGTCTGGAGCGGAAACCCTTAAAAACCCCTGCCAGGTTCATGTTAAAAAGGACGCGGAGGCGCGAGAAAAATGGGGAAATTTGAACACAAACTTGTTAATGCGATTAAGGGATACACCTTTGACGACGTTCTTCTGATACCACAGGCGACCGAAGTCGAGCCCAAGGACGTTGACGTCTCAACCAGGATAACGCCGAACGTGAAGCTCAACATACCGATTCTGAGCGCTGCCATGGACACCGTCACCGAGTGGGAGATGGCTGTTGCAATGGCCAGGGAAGGCGGCATCGGCGTCATCCACAGGAACATGAGCATTGAGGCACAGGCCGAGATGGTGAGGAAAGTCAAGCGCGCCGAGCGCCTCATAGTCGAGGACGTCATCACCATAGGCCCCGATGAAACCCTTGACTACGCGCTCTTCCTCATGGAGAGAAACGACATCGACGGCCTTCCGGTCGTTGGTGAGGACGGTAGAATAGTCGGCATCGTTACCAAGAAGGACATAGCGGCCAAAGAGGGCAGCCTCGTCAGGGAGGTCATGACCGGCGAGGTCATAACCGTCGGAGAGGACGTCTCGGTCGAGGAGGCCCTCGAGACGATGGTTGCCAACCGGATAGCCCGCCTCCCGGTGGTCGATGGGAACGGCCGCCTCGTGGGAATAATCACGATGAGCGACCTCATGATGAGGAAGAAGTACAGGAACGCCGTTCGGGACGAGAACGGAGACCTGATAGTTGCGGCCGCCGTTGGTCCCTTCGACATCGAGCGCGCCAAGGCCCTCGACAGGGCAGGTGTTGATGTAATCGTCGTTGACACAGCCCACGCCCACAACCTCAAGGCCATAAGGGCCATGAAGGAGATCAGGAAAGCCGTCGATGCCGATTTAATCGTTGGAAACATCGCCAACCCCAAAGCGGTTGACGACCTCACCTTCGCCGATGCCCTGAAGGTCGGAATAGGGCCAGGAAGTATATGTACAACGAGGGTCGTCGCCGGCGTAGGCGTCCCGCAGGTCACCGCCATAGCGCTCGTGGCAGACAGAGCCCAGGAGTACGGGCTCCACGTCATAGCCGACGGTGGAATCCGTTACTCCGGCGACATAGTCAAGGCGATAGCGGCGGGAGCTGACGCTGTCATGCTCGGCTCTCTCCTGGCCGGAACGAAGGAGGCCCCGGGCAAGGAGGTCGTCATCAACGGACGGCGCTATAAACAGTACCGTGGCATGGGCTCCCTCGGTGCCATGATGAAAGGAGGAGCGGAGCGCTACTACCAGAAGGGCCATATGAAGACCAAGAAGTTCGTTCCGGAGGGGGTTGAGGGAGTCGTCCCCTACAAGGGAAGCGTGAGTGACGTCCTATATCAGCTCGTTGGAGGTCTCCGCTCGGGAATGGGCTACGTAGGGGCTTCAAGCATAGCCGAACTCAAGGAGAAGGGCGAGTTCGTGATCATAACGCAGGCTGGCGTCAAGGAAAGCCACCCGCACGACATATTCATCACCAACGAGGCGCCGAACTATCCGGTCGGAAAGTGATTTCCCTTCCCTCTTTTTGAAAACCTTATAAGGCGTTTCTCCCAGTCCAGCCTGGGGAGAGCTATGACCAGCGTTGGAATCGTTGGAAGCGGTGCCGCGGGCCTGACCGCCGCGGTGGCCCTGGCGAGACGGGGCTTCGACGTGACGGTCATCGGTAGGGGAATAAAGGAGAGCAACTCCTACCTTGCCCAGGCAGGAGTAGCCTTTCCAATCCTCGACGGTGATTCCCCCAAGGCTCATGTTCTCGACACGATCAAGGCAGGCAAGTATCTCAACGATGAGGAGACCGTATGGAGCGTAATCTCAAAGGCAAGCGAGGCCTACGCTTTCCTTCTCTCAATAGGGCTGGAGTTCGAGACCAACGAGACCGAGGGAGGGCACTCCTTCCACCGCGTCTTCACCGTGAGGAACGAGACCGGAAAGCACCTCATGAAAGTTTTATATATAGCCGCCAAGGAGGCGGGCGTTCACTTCGTCGAGGGCATTGCCGAGGAGCTGGCTGTGAGAGAGGGCAGGGCCTACGGGATCTTTCTCGACGGAGAGCTTCTTACGTTCGATGCCACTATTATAGCCACCGGCGGCTTTGCCTCACTCTTCAAGTACACCGCCGGTTCGCCCCTCAACCTTGGGGTCCTAATAGGCGATTCCATAATGAAAGGCTCCCCCGCGAGGGATCTGGAGTTCGTCCAGTTTCACCCCACCGGTTACATCGGTAAGAACGGCGTTTTCCTCGTCAGCGAGGCCGTTAGGGGAGCGGGAGCAAAGCTGGTGACGGAAAATGGGGAACGCTTCGTTAACGAGCTTTCCACGAGGGACATCGTCGCTAGGGCGATATACAACCAGATGAAAGCCGGCAGGAGAGTTTTCCTTGACGCGACTGACATAGAGGATTTCAAGAAAATCTTCCCGCAGATATACGCTTTCCTGAGGAAGGACGGCATCGATCCGGCTAAAGACTTAATCCCGGTC
The Thermococcus radiotolerans genome window above contains:
- the guaB gene encoding IMP dehydrogenase, with the translated sequence MGKFEHKLVNAIKGYTFDDVLLIPQATEVEPKDVDVSTRITPNVKLNIPILSAAMDTVTEWEMAVAMAREGGIGVIHRNMSIEAQAEMVRKVKRAERLIVEDVITIGPDETLDYALFLMERNDIDGLPVVGEDGRIVGIVTKKDIAAKEGSLVREVMTGEVITVGEDVSVEEALETMVANRIARLPVVDGNGRLVGIITMSDLMMRKKYRNAVRDENGDLIVAAAVGPFDIERAKALDRAGVDVIVVDTAHAHNLKAIRAMKEIRKAVDADLIVGNIANPKAVDDLTFADALKVGIGPGSICTTRVVAGVGVPQVTAIALVADRAQEYGLHVIADGGIRYSGDIVKAIAAGADAVMLGSLLAGTKEAPGKEVVINGRRYKQYRGMGSLGAMMKGGAERYYQKGHMKTKKFVPEGVEGVVPYKGSVSDVLYQLVGGLRSGMGYVGASSIAELKEKGEFVIITQAGVKESHPHDIFITNEAPNYPVGK
- a CDS encoding L-aspartate oxidase, coding for MTSVGIVGSGAAGLTAAVALARRGFDVTVIGRGIKESNSYLAQAGVAFPILDGDSPKAHVLDTIKAGKYLNDEETVWSVISKASEAYAFLLSIGLEFETNETEGGHSFHRVFTVRNETGKHLMKVLYIAAKEAGVHFVEGIAEELAVREGRAYGIFLDGELLTFDATIIATGGFASLFKYTAGSPLNLGVLIGDSIMKGSPARDLEFVQFHPTGYIGKNGVFLVSEAVRGAGAKLVTENGERFVNELSTRDIVARAIYNQMKAGRRVFLDATDIEDFKKIFPQIYAFLRKDGIDPAKDLIPVSPIAHYTIGGIAVDLWYRTAIKNLYAVGEAMSNGFHGANRLASNSLLECLVSGLEVARTIAREGPRLGEIREIPYRFDSLGDVDTLREILWNHAGIVRSGSSLMDGLKRLDSVEADPRLKLLARGVLECALAREESRGAHYREDFPAMSKSFERSSFFDGRCRL